From a single Anomalospiza imberbis isolate Cuckoo-Finch-1a 21T00152 chromosome 16, ASM3175350v1, whole genome shotgun sequence genomic region:
- the ANKS4B gene encoding ankyrin repeat and SAM domain-containing protein 4B, with protein sequence MSSRYHKAAADGNVDLLKEATRKDLNTSDEDGMTPTLLAAYHGYLEALEVICRRGGDPDKCDIWGNTPLHHAACNGHIHCVSFLISFGANIFALDNDLRTPLEAAASRDRKECVQILDKAATEQNLLNPKKVSKQKAQAQRNVERQIKECEKRQEKHQHEMNRNYIKEKVGTVNSYKGTHSRVKLPGLFASNTTSTLTKNLKDTLKLKTKKTADSTRRQETQRNDQDDMGRKSVMHLFDEKEEDELLNDLGEKNLAGNDSQLSIFQRPGLGKIVFGRNLAAEVNPETVSSEKESIRVTIASELFQYENSENGREDDAENSAVVPWNEEEVVWDDEETENTPLEVFLASQMLDEFLPVFMREKIDLDALMLCSDEDLQSIQMELGPRKKVLNAVNKRKQALKNPGKTVDTCL encoded by the exons atGTCGAGCAGGTATCACAAAGCAGCGGCCGATGGCAATGTGGACCTGTTGAAAGAGGCCACCAGGAAAGACCTCAACACTTCTGATGAAGATGGGATGACTCCCACCCTTCTGGCAGCCTACCACGGGTACCTGGAAGCTCTGGAAGTCATTTGCCGGAGAGG GGGTGACCCGGATAAGTGTGACATCTGGGGGAACACGCCCCTGCACCACGCTGCCTGCAACGGCCACATCCACTGCGTCTCTTTTCTGATCAGCTTTGGTGCCAACATCTTTGCTCTGGACAACGACCTGCGCACTCCCCTggaggcagctgccagcagggacCGCAAGGAGTGTGTCCAGATCCTGGACAAAGCTGCCACTGAGCAGAACTTGCTGAATCCAAAGAAGGTCTCCAAACAAAAGGCACAGGCCCAGAGGAACGTTGAGAGACAAATCAAGGAATGTGAGAAGCGCCAGGAGAAACACCAACATGAAATGAACCGGAATTATATTAAAGAAAAGGTTGGCACAGTGAATTCTTACAAAGGAACACACTCCAGGGTAAAGTTGCCCGGTCTATTTGCTTCAAATACCACAAGTACTTTAACTAAAAACCTGAAAGATACCTTGAAACTCAAGACAAAAAAGACAGCCGACAGCACAAGAAGGCAGGAAACTCAAAGAAATGACCAAGATGATATGGGTAGGAAAAGTGTGATGCATTTGTTTGATGAGAAAGAGGAGGATGAATTACTGAATGACCTTGGAGAGAAAAACCTTGCTGGTAATGACAGTCAGCTCTCCATTTTTCAGCGGCCAGGTCTTGGCAAGATTGTGTTTGGAAGGAATTTGGCTGCAGAGGTAAATCCTGAAACTGTGTCTTCTGAGAAAGAAAGTATAAGAGTTACAATAGCCAGTGAGCTCTTTCAGTATGAAAATTCTGAGAATGGCAGGGAAGATGATGCTGAAAACAGTGCTGTTGTCCCTTGGAATGAGGAAGAAGTCGTTTGGGATGATGAGGAAACAGAGAATACGCCCCTTGAGGTATTTCTGGCATCACAGATGCTGGATGAGTTTCTTCCAGTCTTCATGAGGGAAAAAATTGATTTAGATGCCCTGATGCTGTGTTCTGATGAAGATCTACAGAGCATTCAGATGGAGCTTGGGCCAAGAAAGAAAGTCCTGAATGCTgtgaataaaagaaaacaggCACTCAAGAACCCTGGAAAAACTGTAGATACTTGCTTATAA